In the Leptotrichia sp. oral taxon 847 genome, one interval contains:
- the deoD gene encoding purine-nucleoside phosphorylase — translation MATPHIGANKGDIAQTILLPGDPLRAKYIAETFLKDVVQYNNVRGMLGFTGTYKGKKVSVQGTGMGVPSIGIYSHELISEFGVKNLIRIGTAGSYQKDVNVRDVVLAMSTSTDSAINRLRFNGADYAPTANAEMLFKAYEIAKQKGLNVKAGNVFTSDTFYGDDPNAWKKWAKFGVLCVEMETAQLYTTAAKLGANALTLLTISDSFITHEVTSAEERQTTFNDMIEVALETAITL, via the coding sequence ATGGCTACACCACATATTGGAGCGAATAAAGGAGATATTGCTCAAACTATATTATTACCGGGAGATCCACTTAGAGCAAAATATATTGCAGAAACTTTTTTGAAGGATGTTGTTCAATATAACAATGTCCGTGGAATGCTTGGATTTACTGGAACTTATAAAGGGAAAAAAGTGTCTGTTCAAGGAACTGGAATGGGAGTACCATCAATTGGGATTTACTCACATGAGCTTATTTCTGAATTTGGAGTGAAAAATTTAATCAGAATTGGAACTGCCGGTTCTTATCAAAAAGATGTAAATGTAAGAGATGTCGTACTTGCAATGTCAACTTCGACTGATTCAGCTATCAATAGACTTAGATTTAATGGAGCAGATTACGCACCAACTGCAAATGCCGAAATGCTTTTTAAAGCGTACGAAATTGCAAAACAAAAAGGACTTAATGTAAAAGCTGGAAATGTCTTTACAAGCGATACTTTTTACGGGGATGACCCTAACGCTTGGAAAAAATGGGCAAAATTTGGAGTACTATGTGTAGAGATGGAAACTGCACAGCTTTACACAACTGCTGCAAAATTGGGAGCAAACGCATTGACTTTGCTTACAATAAGCGATTCGTTCATAACTCACGAAGTTACTAGTGCCGAAGAAAGACAAACAACATTTAACGATATGATAGAAGTTGCACTTGAAACTGCAATAACGCTGTAA
- a CDS encoding two-partner secretion domain-containing protein: MENKILKKTIAFLLLLSMNMNSFAANLELDPNSRYNTKLDMSRNGTPIVNISTPNGRGISINEFLDYNVGHEGQVLNNADNIGRSHLAGIINANPNLAANQAANLIILQVNGSNRSDIEGYLEALSRQKVNVILSNENGIYLNGAGTINIRNFVPTTGRVKLQNGDFVGIDVEKGRVVIGSNGFDASTTDYVNVIAKALELQGSLVGNKVDVTLGENTVDKNGAVTSKHGINSVAIDASKLGSMYAGQISIISTDKGAGVNSRGIVYSRDKKLEITADGKINVAKIKGNGIEINGTEYDQAELASSDKGININAKNIKLNGETQAAGDINLNGNTQNNSKIYSEGNFNTGSLLNTGDINVAGNFKADDFKNVLAAVNTGGNLNVKNLENSGNIQVSKSTGIDGKLNNSGNLTSIDKITVKNDILNSGNISTNGDLSSKNAVSSGIIVANNFTTSNLQNDGKLFTNADLKTKYFKNTGEISAVGKISSDSMVSSGSIRTNEALDISGDLDNDGTLQSAKDITVSSNIKNSGKIYAGGNLSGKDAVSSGKIVSKNLRVNDLKNDGEIFTNEDLRAKNVTNTGKIASAGNISTNDLKTSGGIKSNKKVTVSGKLENDGDLEAVEDIKVSGNVRNTKEIATNGDFSGKNVVSKGKIISKNFESHDLENDGKILADGKVKARKVKNAGEISAAEDVSTDDLKTSGRISAKNLESEDLDNDGKISSNENVKARNIKNTGEIQAVGSISGNNLKTSGKVRANRKITVSGELENGGDLESGKSLTVSKNIKNTGKIAVNEDISGKDTQNSGTMYSKNLKTDNLKNDGKVEVGNDLKTADIENTKDITAVGKISGKNVNNSGKILTNGTLNIKNVKNIGKIAAGSDVTSQRLENSGVLATNGNITTSDSMINSGNIEGKNLDITGWEFTNSGKISADNIRARVNDTKNNGSISSANDIDLTTNTLTNTKEMLAVNDINSNNATVSNSGKMASNGKILLNNSSITNIGQILSGEISMQNAKKFDNTGTVKGNKTVLTTDQDLNLVGNLHGESLLEISGNNITNNGNTTGAGLIKISSNDFTNNKELASNAVIIDGRGNVVNNNMITGNDGKINGNSITNNDLIAFDNYLEMNAKSKVLNNKDKSIYGGNALIIKGSEILNDEGEILGGNMDLNASKITNNVGTVQSTGDIFVTSNDFQNIGRVSNLGSYEKYYETWDGIRLSESEVANEWVFSEPDFQHSSSHRSSVKRHQKNWLEEMIKKHTGNSKINSLMFSKYPDVARSKLYQRSKTTKTNTTEVPGNMLTGKIKSNADTEYGKIIASGNIIINSGNVKNRDSLISGGGLVDINATNFENSVTLGNAVQLKNGQEKLYLTYRHGSRKSSANGTYNRYLENGGIGYESGQPSIIEGAVVNVNAPNIIKNSIEAGNGKVLNNGGATGRALISSNSIGINKGTGSANGAVQVAGNALLSKVNSGFNGNLQVNGSSNNSFDRAIQISGNNSVIQNIKKTGTIDVNPLLSSAMFTMNMSPSSKYLLETRSKYISLGQYYGSDYFTSRVGYSEIWDRSKRLGDAFYENQLLTRALNEKLGTSFLNGKSNQELIQSMMDNAADEKARLGLVVGQALTQDQINALNEDIIWYVSKEVNGVSVLTPQIYLSSRTRESISDDTRNRIGGINGTYVKTKDFVNDGTKWGNGGVTYVEANTVRNETTTNLLSEISGDRTFISSVGNIENIGGKIKGNEVVGLISENGNVINNTTKRKVGFNNGEFDRSWHEEIGSIGQISSNGLTFIKGNSYESTGGILNTNHLELDVNKFNVSALSLSGEDKFGKGSNNYTKYGATEHLGGEVTANSTSGRIGDLNLTGSAFIGGDTQGLKIGKVNVESAVNSYDLESKQTSKNTVSKSSTYIKSHQEENVAGNLQLSGARIEGNLTGIGSNIDLGENTFVGGKLTTDSRELHNSFYEKNTSRGFSAGISHGTASLNYGKSGSTYDEKDTINAKSNLRIGDGSVLNNGAEITATNFEYGNIQINNGDVKYGARIDTRDVKTTSRSSNFGVSIGINSPIKDRIEQAAGAVKQARRGDTIGGLVAGVNAGTGMVSGLAGNQGTRQAYHTGNLSQSEVRNASANNNFYANIGVNAGYSTSKNSNNSHNESAVVTTMKPMHENSSITYNNVNNITYQGTQAQGGTFIYNNVKNIRKEAVELHNSSSSRSSNFGISTGATIGYGYGTQITGNGGSVSANRSNQNTNETIYQNGNFQNVNEVHNNTGTMTLSGFNQEGGKVTGNIGKLVVESRQNTSTTTGRSSGASVGINANGVPSSLNVNGSRTNGSRAFVDNQSSFIVGEGSNLHVGTVENTGAIIGKQSENGTTFKVDKYVGHDIQNYDTMTTTGISVGTSLGKSPRVTNIGFNQETGDKQGVTRNTVVGNVEIGEASGSPINKDVTKANEVTKDVQHSTNINVESQTIEYATNPGKLKEDLNKAKDEIKDVTKALDNSIHDPGDDNRNFFGQLRETRLSETIENIAGERLKRADNSEDVVSAWKDAYKDLGYNLDVKYTTGEDTPEMKNKAGTAYVSKDGVHTIIININAKENSTKAGLIGTLAEEASHIVNGVAGRQIATGTDEKGLESTGRASNAYFKEEYKGSNQNMTYKSDGKIDTSKLGTHVGDTTYSAGISFGGSASKILSIGGNVTVGVVLDDKGGITGFKSLSGSFGFGVGGGIDVLVPVSSMNPNAKTIKNFAGFGQSFSVNAGFSGLSVGLSAGFDGTISGSFKLGPKDLKDFNNVKKMGATITYNPGYTWLIPLEKVRDYLSKIPKGLKIFNDLKKEVFKLKSKRKK, translated from the coding sequence TTGGAAAATAAAATTTTAAAAAAAACAATCGCATTTTTATTATTGTTATCAATGAATATGAATAGCTTTGCAGCAAATCTTGAACTAGATCCTAACTCAAGATACAATACAAAACTTGACATGTCACGAAATGGAACTCCAATCGTTAATATTTCTACTCCGAATGGTCGTGGAATAAGTATTAATGAGTTTCTTGACTACAATGTCGGTCATGAAGGGCAAGTGCTTAATAATGCTGATAACATTGGGCGTAGCCATCTTGCCGGGATTATTAATGCTAATCCGAATTTGGCTGCCAACCAGGCTGCAAACTTGATAATCCTTCAGGTAAACGGGTCTAACCGTTCAGATATTGAAGGGTATCTGGAAGCTTTGAGCCGTCAGAAGGTAAATGTGATTTTGAGTAATGAAAATGGTATTTACTTAAATGGTGCGGGAACCATTAATATTAGAAATTTTGTTCCGACTACAGGAAGAGTAAAGCTTCAGAATGGAGACTTCGTAGGAATTGATGTTGAAAAGGGAAGAGTCGTGATAGGCTCAAATGGGTTTGACGCATCGACTACGGATTATGTCAATGTAATTGCAAAAGCTCTTGAATTGCAGGGAAGTCTTGTCGGAAACAAGGTTGATGTAACTCTTGGAGAAAATACAGTTGATAAAAATGGTGCAGTTACTTCAAAGCACGGAATAAATTCTGTTGCAATTGACGCAAGTAAACTGGGTTCGATGTATGCAGGGCAGATCAGCATAATCAGTACTGATAAGGGTGCAGGAGTAAACTCAAGGGGAATTGTTTACTCAAGAGATAAAAAACTTGAAATTACAGCAGATGGGAAAATTAATGTTGCTAAAATTAAAGGGAACGGTATTGAAATTAATGGTACGGAGTACGATCAGGCTGAACTTGCCAGTTCTGATAAAGGAATTAATATCAATGCTAAAAATATTAAGCTAAATGGAGAAACACAGGCAGCTGGGGATATTAATTTAAATGGGAATACTCAAAATAACTCTAAAATATATTCTGAAGGGAATTTTAATACAGGAAGTCTTTTGAATACAGGCGATATTAATGTTGCTGGGAATTTTAAGGCTGATGATTTTAAAAATGTTTTGGCAGCTGTTAATACAGGTGGAAATTTGAATGTTAAAAACTTGGAAAACAGTGGCAACATTCAAGTTTCTAAAAGCACAGGGATTGACGGGAAGTTAAATAATTCAGGTAACTTGACTTCTATAGACAAAATAACTGTAAAAAATGATATTTTAAATTCCGGAAATATTTCAACTAATGGAGATTTGTCAAGTAAAAATGCAGTTTCATCAGGTATAATTGTTGCAAATAATTTTACAACAAGTAATTTGCAGAATGATGGAAAACTCTTTACTAATGCGGATTTGAAAACAAAATATTTCAAAAATACTGGAGAAATTTCAGCCGTTGGGAAAATATCAAGCGACAGTATGGTTTCAAGTGGAAGCATTAGAACAAATGAAGCTCTTGATATTTCAGGTGATTTGGATAATGACGGAACTTTACAGAGTGCTAAAGATATTACGGTTTCAAGTAACATTAAAAATAGCGGTAAAATTTATGCTGGCGGAAATTTATCAGGAAAAGATGCTGTTTCAAGCGGGAAAATAGTTTCTAAAAATTTAAGAGTGAATGACCTTAAAAATGATGGAGAAATTTTTACAAATGAAGATCTTCGGGCTAAAAATGTTACGAATACTGGTAAAATAGCATCTGCTGGAAATATTTCCACAAATGATTTGAAAACTTCAGGAGGCATAAAATCTAATAAAAAAGTTACAGTTTCAGGGAAGCTTGAAAATGATGGGGATTTGGAAGCTGTAGAAGATATAAAGGTTTCAGGAAATGTAAGAAACACTAAAGAGATAGCGACAAATGGTGATTTTTCTGGTAAGAATGTGGTTTCAAAAGGAAAAATCATTTCTAAAAATTTTGAATCCCATGATTTAGAAAATGATGGAAAAATTTTGGCAGATGGAAAAGTAAAAGCTAGAAAAGTTAAGAATGCAGGAGAGATTTCAGCTGCTGAAGATGTATCTACAGATGATTTGAAAACTTCGGGAAGAATTTCTGCTAAAAACTTGGAATCTGAAGATTTGGATAATGATGGTAAAATTTCTTCAAATGAGAATGTAAAAGCTAGAAATATTAAAAATACTGGAGAAATTCAGGCTGTAGGATCAATATCAGGAAATAATTTAAAAACTTCAGGAAAAGTTAGGGCAAATAGAAAAATTACAGTTTCAGGAGAACTTGAAAATGGTGGGGATTTAGAATCAGGAAAAAGTCTGACTGTTTCAAAAAATATTAAGAATACTGGAAAGATTGCTGTAAATGAGGATATTTCAGGGAAAGATACTCAAAATTCAGGAACTATGTATTCTAAAAATCTTAAAACTGATAATTTGAAAAATGATGGAAAAGTTGAAGTTGGAAATGATTTGAAGACGGCGGATATTGAAAATACTAAAGATATTACAGCTGTTGGAAAAATTTCAGGAAAAAATGTCAATAATTCTGGGAAAATTTTGACTAATGGAACATTGAATATTAAAAATGTTAAAAATATTGGAAAAATTGCCGCAGGAAGTGATGTTACATCGCAAAGGCTTGAAAATTCAGGAGTTCTGGCAACAAATGGGAATATTACGACTTCAGATTCAATGATCAACAGCGGAAATATTGAAGGCAAAAATCTTGATATAACTGGTTGGGAATTCACAAATAGCGGTAAAATATCGGCTGACAACATTAGGGCAAGAGTTAATGACACTAAAAATAATGGAAGTATTTCTTCAGCAAATGACATTGATTTAACGACAAATACTTTAACAAATACAAAAGAAATGCTGGCAGTAAACGACATAAATTCAAATAATGCGACAGTTTCAAATTCAGGGAAAATGGCTTCAAATGGTAAAATACTGCTAAATAATTCGAGTATTACAAATATTGGACAGATTTTGTCTGGAGAAATTTCTATGCAAAATGCGAAAAAATTTGATAATACTGGAACTGTAAAAGGGAATAAGACAGTTCTTACAACTGACCAGGATCTAAATCTGGTTGGAAATCTGCATGGAGAAAGTTTGCTTGAAATTTCAGGAAACAACATTACAAACAATGGAAATACGACAGGGGCGGGGCTTATTAAAATAAGTTCTAATGATTTTACAAATAATAAGGAACTGGCTTCAAATGCTGTGATTATTGATGGCCGTGGGAATGTTGTAAACAATAATATGATTACTGGAAATGATGGTAAAATTAATGGAAACAGCATTACTAACAATGATTTGATTGCTTTTGACAATTATCTTGAGATGAATGCTAAAAGTAAGGTCTTAAATAATAAAGATAAAAGTATTTATGGTGGAAATGCTCTGATAATCAAAGGTTCTGAAATTTTGAATGATGAAGGTGAGATTCTTGGTGGAAATATGGACCTGAATGCTTCTAAAATCACTAATAATGTTGGAACTGTTCAGTCAACTGGGGATATTTTTGTTACTTCAAATGATTTTCAGAATATCGGAAGAGTATCAAATCTTGGAAGCTATGAAAAATACTATGAAACTTGGGATGGAATAAGATTGTCTGAATCCGAAGTTGCCAATGAATGGGTATTTAGTGAACCTGATTTTCAACATTCAAGCAGTCATAGGTCAAGTGTGAAAAGACATCAAAAAAACTGGCTTGAAGAGATGATAAAAAAACATACTGGAAATTCCAAAATAAACTCATTAATGTTTTCAAAATATCCTGATGTTGCACGTTCTAAATTGTATCAGAGAAGCAAGACAACTAAAACAAATACAACAGAAGTACCTGGTAATATGCTGACAGGAAAAATTAAAAGTAATGCAGATACGGAATATGGTAAAATAATTGCAAGTGGAAATATCATAATTAATTCAGGGAATGTTAAAAATAGGGACAGTTTGATTTCAGGTGGTGGACTTGTTGACATAAATGCAACTAATTTTGAAAATTCAGTAACTTTAGGAAATGCTGTTCAGCTAAAAAATGGACAGGAAAAATTGTATCTAACTTATAGACATGGAAGCAGAAAAAGTTCTGCAAATGGAACTTACAATAGATATTTAGAAAATGGTGGAATCGGATATGAAAGTGGACAGCCTTCCATCATTGAAGGGGCTGTAGTAAATGTAAATGCTCCAAATATCATAAAAAATTCCATTGAGGCAGGAAATGGAAAAGTACTGAATAATGGTGGGGCAACTGGTAGAGCCTTGATTTCTTCAAATTCAATAGGAATTAACAAGGGTACAGGTTCAGCAAATGGAGCGGTTCAGGTTGCTGGAAATGCTTTACTATCCAAAGTAAATAGCGGCTTTAATGGAAATTTACAGGTTAATGGCAGCAGCAATAATAGTTTTGACAGGGCAATACAAATTTCAGGGAATAATTCAGTTATTCAAAATATTAAAAAAACTGGAACAATTGATGTAAACCCACTATTAAGCAGCGCAATGTTTACGATGAATATGAGTCCATCTTCAAAATATCTTCTAGAAACTCGTTCAAAATACATAAGTTTAGGTCAATACTATGGAAGCGACTACTTCACTTCAAGAGTTGGGTATTCGGAAATTTGGGACAGAAGTAAAAGATTAGGAGATGCCTTTTATGAAAATCAATTGCTTACAAGAGCTTTAAATGAAAAGCTTGGAACAAGCTTTTTGAACGGAAAATCTAATCAGGAATTGATTCAGTCAATGATGGATAATGCGGCTGATGAAAAAGCAAGGCTTGGTCTTGTTGTCGGTCAGGCATTGACTCAGGATCAGATAAATGCCTTAAATGAAGATATTATCTGGTATGTCTCAAAGGAAGTGAATGGAGTCAGTGTTTTGACACCACAAATTTACTTGTCAAGCAGAACTAGGGAAAGCATAAGCGATGACACTAGAAATAGAATTGGTGGAATAAATGGAACTTATGTCAAGACTAAAGATTTTGTAAATGACGGGACAAAATGGGGTAACGGCGGAGTTACCTATGTTGAAGCGAATACTGTGAGAAATGAGACTACAACAAATCTTCTTTCTGAAATTTCAGGAGATAGAACATTCATAAGTTCAGTTGGAAATATTGAAAATATCGGCGGAAAAATAAAGGGAAATGAAGTTGTAGGTTTAATTTCTGAAAATGGAAATGTAATCAACAATACAACCAAAAGAAAAGTAGGATTCAATAATGGCGAGTTTGACAGAAGCTGGCATGAAGAAATAGGCTCAATTGGGCAAATTTCTTCAAATGGATTAACTTTTATTAAGGGTAACAGCTATGAGTCAACAGGAGGAATTCTAAACACAAATCATCTTGAACTTGATGTAAATAAATTCAATGTATCGGCATTGTCTTTAAGCGGTGAAGATAAATTCGGCAAGGGCAGCAATAATTACACAAAATATGGTGCAACAGAACATTTAGGCGGAGAAGTAACTGCAAATTCTACTTCAGGAAGAATAGGAGATTTAAACCTTACAGGCTCAGCATTTATTGGCGGAGATACACAAGGTCTGAAAATTGGGAAAGTGAATGTAGAATCCGCTGTAAACAGTTACGACTTGGAGTCAAAACAGACAAGTAAGAATACGGTTTCTAAAAGCAGTACATACATAAAATCTCATCAGGAAGAAAATGTTGCAGGAAATTTACAGCTTAGCGGAGCAAGAATTGAAGGAAACTTGACAGGAATCGGAAGTAACATTGATTTAGGTGAAAATACCTTTGTTGGCGGGAAATTGACAACAGATTCGAGAGAATTACATAATAGTTTTTATGAAAAAAATACGTCCAGAGGATTTAGTGCAGGAATTAGTCACGGAACGGCTTCATTAAATTATGGAAAATCAGGCAGCACCTATGATGAAAAAGATACGATAAATGCCAAATCAAATTTAAGAATTGGCGATGGAAGTGTGCTAAATAACGGAGCGGAAATTACTGCCACAAATTTTGAGTATGGAAATATTCAAATTAATAATGGTGACGTAAAATATGGTGCAAGAATTGATACAAGAGATGTAAAAACTACTTCAAGAAGTAGTAATTTTGGTGTGTCAATTGGAATAAACAGTCCAATTAAAGATAGAATTGAACAAGCAGCTGGAGCTGTAAAGCAAGCTAGAAGGGGAGATACGATAGGTGGTCTTGTAGCGGGAGTAAATGCAGGAACTGGAATGGTTTCAGGACTTGCAGGAAATCAAGGGACAAGACAGGCTTATCACACAGGAAATTTAAGTCAAAGTGAAGTAAGAAATGCGAGTGCAAACAATAACTTTTATGCAAATATTGGAGTAAATGCAGGATATTCTACTTCTAAAAACAGTAACAACTCCCACAATGAAAGTGCCGTAGTTACGACAATGAAACCAATGCATGAAAATTCAAGCATAACTTACAACAATGTAAACAACATAACTTATCAAGGAACACAGGCTCAAGGTGGAACATTCATTTACAACAATGTTAAAAATATTCGGAAGGAAGCAGTAGAACTTCATAACAGCAGCAGTTCAAGAAGTTCAAATTTTGGAATAAGTACGGGAGCGACAATTGGATATGGCTACGGAACACAGATTACTGGAAATGGTGGAAGTGTTTCTGCAAATAGAAGTAATCAAAATACGAATGAAACTATTTATCAAAATGGTAATTTTCAAAATGTAAATGAAGTTCACAATAATACTGGTACAATGACACTTTCAGGATTTAACCAGGAAGGCGGAAAAGTTACAGGTAATATCGGCAAGTTGGTTGTAGAAAGTAGACAGAACACAAGCACGACAACTGGAAGATCAAGCGGTGCAAGTGTAGGAATAAATGCAAATGGAGTTCCTAGTTCTTTAAATGTAAATGGAAGCAGAACAAATGGAAGTAGAGCATTTGTAGATAATCAAAGCAGCTTTATTGTTGGAGAGGGAAGTAATCTTCATGTTGGTACAGTTGAAAATACTGGAGCAATTATTGGAAAACAGAGTGAAAACGGTACTACATTTAAAGTTGATAAGTATGTTGGCCACGATATTCAAAACTACGATACAATGACAACAACTGGAATTTCAGTAGGGACTTCATTAGGAAAATCTCCTAGAGTTACAAATATCGGATTTAATCAAGAAACAGGAGATAAACAAGGAGTAACTAGAAATACAGTAGTTGGAAATGTAGAAATAGGAGAAGCTTCTGGAAGTCCAATAAATAAGGATGTTACAAAAGCTAATGAAGTTACAAAAGATGTACAGCATTCGACTAATATTAATGTTGAGAGTCAGACTATTGAGTATGCTACTAATCCTGGTAAGTTGAAAGAAGATTTGAATAAGGCTAAAGATGAAATAAAGGATGTTACAAAGGCACTTGATAATTCAATTCATGACCCAGGAGATGACAACAGAAATTTCTTTGGACAGTTGAGAGAAACTAGACTTTCTGAGACTATAGAAAATATTGCTGGGGAAAGGTTGAAAAGGGCTGATAATTCAGAAGATGTAGTTTCAGCTTGGAAAGATGCGTACAAGGATTTAGGATACAACCTTGATGTAAAATATACAACTGGCGAAGATACTCCTGAAATGAAAAACAAGGCAGGAACAGCATATGTTTCAAAAGATGGAGTACATACAATAATAATCAACATAAATGCAAAAGAGAACTCAACAAAGGCAGGATTAATCGGAACACTTGCAGAAGAGGCAAGCCATATTGTAAATGGAGTGGCAGGAAGACAGATAGCAACTGGAACAGATGAAAAAGGGCTTGAAAGCACAGGAAGAGCTTCAAATGCTTACTTCAAGGAAGAGTACAAGGGAAGCAACCAGAATATGACGTACAAGTCTGACGGGAAGATTGATACTAGCAAGCTGGGTACTCATGTTGGGGACACAACATATAGTGCTGGAATTTCATTTGGGGGAAGTGCATCAAAAATACTTTCTATAGGTGGTAATGTAACAGTAGGAGTCGTTTTAGATGATAAAGGTGGAATAACAGGATTTAAAAGTTTGAGTGGTTCTTTTGGTTTTGGAGTAGGTGGAGGAATAGATGTCCTAGTTCCAGTATCAAGTATGAATCCAAATGCTAAAACAATAAAGAATTTTGCGGGATTTGGACAATCTTTTAGTGTAAATGCTGGATTTTCAGGACTTTCAGTAGGATTATCAGCAGGATTTGATGGAACAATTTCAGGTTCTTTTAAATTAGGACCTAAAGATCTTAAAGATTTTAATAATGTTAAAAAGATGGGGGCAACAATTACTTATAATCCAGGTTATACTTGGTTAATTCCATTAGAAAAAGTTAGAGATTATTTATCAAAAATTCCAAAAGGATTAAAAATTTTTAACGATTTAAAAAAGGAGGTATTTAAATTAAAATCAAAAAGAAAAAAATAG
- a CDS encoding ShlB/FhaC/HecB family hemolysin secretion/activation protein, with amino-acid sequence MKKYITILIFPLATINFSAPVDDATKILDIQQRQQEQERSRMEQQKSQEEFENTRFNDVPKIDKDSNFDDKNSKKFLINEIDIEDKDKLLSKKEKKNILKKYEYLEMGSSDIQNILVEITNKLVSKGYITSIATVSDKNDLTTGTLNLKVIAGKIEDVRINSGNGLDKYKEFFMFPKNRGKVLNIRDLDTATDNFNSIGANNMKMDIVPSSRENYSRIEVKNRLKNKYTVGILTNNYGDDKQNGIWRRGINLNIDSPLGIGDNFYFTYMTVPKKDPDRSWKKNIEDLAPGEILPIGPVGYDPSKGDTLPYKRRLDMFNFGYTMKFRTYTLRLNSSKSIQESSFYSGNTVYDMYSSSRTTQANLEKILFRNQKSKVSFEAGIKQKHNQNYLEKSVLSNRKLSIGTVGLNTTTSLFSGILGVNLGYERGLKIFGAERDNGKLDINPKAQFDKYTLDVSYYKPITNKFVYRANIYSSYSNDVLYGSERQTIGGVGSVGGFKNDTIQGDKAVEIDNEISYNIPIKKFAIISPYLSYGYGTAKYNKDNSKYARGYVTGITTGLRLNTKYLDFDFGYAKPMAHSDYLNPKKQDIYFSGNMKISF; translated from the coding sequence ATAAAAAAATATATAACAATACTAATTTTTCCCCTAGCCACTATTAATTTTTCAGCACCTGTTGATGATGCTACTAAAATTTTAGATATTCAACAAAGACAACAAGAGCAGGAAAGAAGCAGGATGGAGCAGCAAAAAAGTCAAGAAGAATTTGAAAATACTAGATTTAATGATGTTCCAAAAATTGATAAAGATAGCAACTTTGATGATAAAAATTCTAAAAAGTTTTTGATAAATGAAATTGATATTGAAGATAAAGACAAACTACTTTCTAAGAAAGAAAAGAAAAACATACTTAAAAAATATGAATATTTGGAAATGGGAAGCAGCGATATTCAAAATATTCTGGTTGAAATTACTAATAAATTAGTTTCTAAAGGGTATATTACAAGTATTGCGACAGTTTCAGATAAAAATGATTTGACTACAGGTACTTTAAATTTAAAAGTTATCGCAGGGAAGATTGAAGACGTCAGAATTAATTCTGGCAATGGACTTGATAAATATAAGGAATTTTTTATGTTCCCTAAAAACAGAGGGAAAGTGTTGAATATAAGAGATCTGGATACTGCTACGGATAATTTTAACTCTATTGGAGCTAACAATATGAAGATGGATATTGTTCCTTCAAGCCGTGAAAACTACTCAAGAATTGAAGTAAAAAACAGATTAAAGAATAAATATACTGTTGGAATTTTGACTAACAACTATGGGGACGATAAGCAGAACGGAATTTGGAGAAGAGGTATAAACCTTAATATTGACAGCCCTCTTGGAATTGGGGACAACTTCTATTTCACATACATGACAGTTCCTAAAAAAGATCCTGACAGAAGCTGGAAGAAAAACATAGAAGATTTAGCTCCGGGAGAAATTTTACCAATTGGTCCAGTTGGTTATGATCCTTCAAAGGGAGATACATTGCCATATAAAAGACGGCTTGATATGTTTAATTTTGGATATACGATGAAATTTAGAACATATACTTTAAGACTTAATTCAAGTAAAAGTATTCAGGAAAGCAGTTTCTATTCAGGCAACACAGTTTATGATATGTACTCATCGAGTCGGACTACACAAGCAAATTTGGAAAAAATATTGTTCAGAAATCAAAAGAGCAAAGTAAGTTTTGAAGCGGGGATAAAACAGAAGCATAATCAGAACTATTTGGAAAAGTCAGTTCTATCAAATAGAAAATTGTCAATAGGGACAGTTGGCTTAAATACAACAACATCATTATTCAGTGGTATTCTAGGAGTAAATTTAGGATATGAAAGAGGACTTAAAATTTTTGGGGCAGAAAGGGATAATGGAAAGCTGGATATAAATCCAAAGGCTCAATTCGATAAATATACTCTTGATGTAAGCTACTATAAGCCTATTACAAATAAATTTGTATACAGGGCAAATATTTACAGCAGTTATTCAAATGATGTGCTTTACGGAAGCGAAAGACAGACAATAGGCGGTGTCGGAAGTGTCGGAGGATTCAAGAATGATACGATACAAGGGGATAAAGCAGTTGAAATTGATAATGAGATTTCATACAACATTCCTATAAAAAAATTTGCAATAATTTCACCATATTTGAGTTATGGATATGGAACGGCAAAATACAACAAGGATAATTCAAAATATGCAAGAGGGTATGTAACAGGAATTACAACAGGATTAAGGCTTAATACGAAATATCTTGATTTTGATTTTGGATATGCAAAGCCAATGGCACATTCAGATTATTTAAATCCTAAAAAGCAGGATATATACTTTAGCGGAAATATGAAAATTAGTTTTTAA